A portion of the Chondrinema litorale genome contains these proteins:
- a CDS encoding transposase, which produces MRDQQLFQPQDYLTPKWYLFKSSKLGNVYDSIPWEQLSACLPKKNKGPGAPSWFSPQGMFGLMFLKAYLNLSDEKLIARFNTDWSLQLFCNKLLQDHQKIKDKAILSRIRTYMADHTDWQQLQEVLLQHWKTDMHNTHVLLMDATCYESYIRFPTDVKLLWESCQWVFEKQLYRYCKILGVKRPGSKYIDQKRMQMSYDRSRKKTYKAGRKRKKSLIYLLSKGLGQLQCLLNENPQIQLHLHERTYLKTIKKIIEQQQFLQQHPAKELKNRIVSLPKAYVRPIVRGKEAKRVEFGMKAHLLQVDGICFIDTMEFRAFNESTRLKLSSLKHRSIFGSLHQLGADRIYATNKNRKYLTEKKIFTCFPKKGPKVNNPAESQLRSLISSQRATVMEGSFGVHKTAYGLNKIKVKGEKREMIHVFFAVMMANAVKISKRKSEQAPLLQAA; this is translated from the coding sequence ATGAGAGATCAACAGCTTTTCCAACCACAAGATTACTTAACTCCAAAATGGTATTTATTTAAGAGTAGTAAATTGGGTAATGTTTATGATAGCATCCCTTGGGAACAACTTTCTGCATGTCTGCCTAAGAAAAATAAAGGCCCTGGTGCTCCTAGCTGGTTTTCGCCTCAGGGCATGTTTGGCTTAATGTTTCTAAAAGCCTATTTAAACCTGAGTGATGAAAAGCTCATAGCACGCTTTAATACCGATTGGAGCCTTCAGCTATTTTGCAATAAATTGCTACAGGATCATCAAAAGATTAAGGATAAGGCCATTTTAAGTCGAATCAGGACGTATATGGCGGACCATACTGATTGGCAACAACTTCAAGAGGTACTACTCCAACACTGGAAAACAGACATGCATAATACGCATGTGCTCTTAATGGATGCTACTTGTTATGAGAGTTATATTCGTTTTCCTACCGATGTTAAGCTGCTCTGGGAGAGCTGCCAATGGGTGTTTGAAAAGCAGCTTTACAGATACTGTAAAATATTAGGAGTAAAACGACCTGGCTCCAAATATATAGATCAAAAGCGCATGCAGATGTCTTATGATCGTAGTCGTAAAAAGACATATAAAGCTGGTCGCAAGCGTAAAAAGTCATTGATATATCTACTATCCAAAGGATTGGGGCAACTGCAATGCCTACTTAACGAAAATCCACAAATACAGCTTCACTTACATGAGAGAACATATCTAAAAACTATAAAGAAGATAATCGAGCAACAGCAATTCTTGCAGCAGCATCCAGCTAAAGAATTGAAAAACAGGATTGTATCACTTCCCAAGGCTTATGTTAGGCCGATAGTGCGAGGTAAAGAAGCTAAAAGGGTTGAGTTCGGAATGAAGGCACACCTGCTTCAGGTGGATGGTATCTGCTTTATCGATACCATGGAGTTCCGCGCTTTTAATGAAAGTACCAGACTGAAATTAAGTAGTTTAAAACATAGATCGATATTTGGCTCACTTCATCAACTAGGAGCAGATCGCATTTACGCCACCAACAAAAACAGGAAGTATTTAACAGAAAAGAAGATATTTACCTGCTTTCCAAAGAAAGGTCCTAAAGTAAACAACCCTGCTGAAAGCCAACTCAGAAGTCTCATCTCTAGCCAAAGAGCCACGGTGATGGAGGGAAGTTTTGGCGTGCATAAAACAGCTTATGGCCTCAATAAGATCAAGGTTAAAGGAGAAAAACGAGAAATGATACACGTTTTTTTCGCAGTTATGATGGCCAATGCCGTTAAGATCAGCAAAAGGAAATCAGAACAAGCCCCTCTACTTCAGGCCGCCTAA